The following proteins come from a genomic window of Candidatus Bostrichicola ureolyticus:
- the gltX gene encoding glutamate--tRNA ligase, protein MKNVRVRFAPSPTGPLHLGSVRTALYNYLFAKKYNGNFILRIEDTDQNRIIPGAEKYILKTLKWAGIEPNEGFNYGGNYGPYRQSERIKIYNKYVKYLIEKGYAYYAFDTYEDLEKIRKNKQGFSYNASIRNKMNNSLCLTSKEVINNFNRGLPYVIRFKVPYSESIKIYDDIHGNISFETDNIDDKILVKSNGIATYHLANVIDDHLMKISNVIRGEEWLSSLPLHVLLYRAFDWELPKFAHLPLILNAKGKGKLSKRDLEKSNFPIFPLKWKDNKGYNEIGYFPEAFINMLALLGWNPGDKQELFSLKELINKFSIEKINKSSARFNIDKAIWFNKQYLQLKSVEEISFLFSKELNKRKIYVSDNYIKKVISCIIERVSFINEIWNQSFYFFQPPKDYDIKVNINNIYHLNKIKCLIQTIEKFYKDYIKTIIMEYISNNNLITKNIIQFIRLALVGKLQGIDIYLIMEIIGKIESIKRIESLILKYNLCG, encoded by the coding sequence ATGAAAAATGTAAGAGTTCGGTTTGCTCCTAGTCCAACAGGACCTTTGCATTTAGGAAGTGTTCGAACAGCTTTATATAATTATCTATTTGCCAAAAAGTATAATGGTAATTTTATTTTACGTATTGAAGATACAGATCAAAATCGTATTATACCTGGTGCTGAAAAATATATTTTAAAAACTTTAAAATGGGCAGGAATAGAACCCAATGAAGGTTTTAATTATGGTGGTAATTATGGACCTTATCGTCAATCTGAACGGATAAAAATATATAATAAATATGTTAAATACTTAATAGAAAAAGGTTATGCTTATTATGCTTTTGATACATATGAAGATCTTGAAAAGATTAGAAAAAATAAACAAGGATTTTCTTATAATGCTAGCATAAGAAATAAAATGAATAATTCGTTATGTTTGACTTCAAAAGAAGTTATTAACAATTTTAATAGGGGATTACCTTATGTAATTAGATTTAAAGTTCCCTATTCAGAAAGTATAAAAATATATGATGATATACATGGAAATATTTCTTTTGAAACTGATAATATTGATGATAAAATTTTAGTAAAATCAAATGGTATAGCAACATATCATTTAGCTAATGTTATAGATGATCATCTTATGAAGATATCTAATGTTATTAGGGGAGAAGAATGGTTATCTTCATTACCTTTACATGTACTGTTATATCGTGCTTTTGACTGGGAACTTCCTAAGTTTGCTCATTTACCTTTAATATTAAATGCTAAAGGAAAAGGCAAACTTAGCAAACGTGATTTAGAAAAATCAAATTTTCCAATTTTTCCATTAAAATGGAAAGATAACAAAGGATATAATGAAATAGGTTATTTTCCAGAAGCTTTTATAAATATGCTTGCTTTATTAGGATGGAATCCAGGTGATAAACAAGAACTTTTTTCATTAAAAGAATTGATTAACAAGTTTTCAATAGAAAAAATAAATAAATCTAGTGCACGTTTTAATATAGATAAAGCTATATGGTTTAATAAACAATATTTACAATTAAAATCTGTAGAAGAAATTTCATTTTTATTTAGTAAAGAATTAAATAAACGTAAAATATATGTAAGTGATAATTATATTAAAAAAGTAATAAGTTGTATAATAGAAAGAGTTTCATTTATTAATGAAATTTGGAACCAATCATTTTATTTTTTTCAACCCCCTAAAGATTATGATATAAAAGTAAATATTAATAACATTTATCATTTAAATAAAATAAAATGTTTAATACAAACAATAGAAAAATTTTACAAAGATTATATAAAAACAATTATTATGGAATATATTAGCAATAATAATTTGATTACTAAAAATATAATTCAATTTATACGTTTAGCTTTAGTTGGAAAATTGCAAGGTATTGATATTTATTTAATAATGGAAATTATTGGTAAAATAGAAAGTATTAAACGCATAGAATCTCTTATTTTAAAATATAACTTATGCGGATAG
- the trmD gene encoding tRNA (guanosine(37)-N1)-methyltransferase TrmD: protein MRIDIISVIPKLFDGPLSNSIIKRAIDKGLVQIYIHDIHEYGIGKYKQIDDYPYGKKVGMVMRIEPIYKCIEKLKSKINYDEVIFMAPDGKQFIQSDANLLSLKKNLIILCGHYKGVDQRVRDNLITREISIGKYVLSGGELAAAVIIDAIIRLIPGVLGNKYSALTDSFQNESDSLEPPIYTRPSIYKGWKVPEVLLSGDLKKIECWKNEQIMKRNKL, encoded by the coding sequence ATGCGGATAGATATTATTTCAGTAATTCCTAAATTATTTGACGGTCCGTTATCTAATTCTATTATTAAAAGAGCTATAGATAAAGGATTAGTACAAATATATATTCATGATATTCATGAATATGGTATTGGCAAATATAAACAGATTGATGACTATCCTTATGGAAAAAAAGTAGGAATGGTTATGCGGATAGAACCTATATATAAGTGTATAGAAAAACTAAAGTCAAAAATAAATTATGATGAAGTAATATTTATGGCTCCTGATGGTAAGCAATTTATACAATCAGATGCTAATCTACTTTCTTTAAAAAAAAATTTAATTATACTTTGTGGTCATTATAAAGGAGTTGATCAAAGAGTAAGAGATAATTTAATAACTAGAGAAATTTCTATAGGAAAATATGTTTTATCAGGTGGTGAATTAGCTGCAGCTGTTATAATTGATGCAATTATCCGACTAATACCAGGTGTATTAGGTAATAAATATTCTGCTTTAACAGATTCATTTCAAAATGAATCTGACTCTTTGGAACCTCCTATTTATACTCGTCCATCAATATATAAAGGATGGAAAGTCCCTGAAGTTTTATTATCAGGAGATTTAAAAAAAATAGAATGTTGGAAAAATGAACAAATTATGAAACGTAATAAATTATAA
- a CDS encoding hemolysin family protein, with protein MFYYVFIIIFTILISAFFAGIEMAYISFNHLKIEIEKNKNNIRYKLLKKIIQEPKRFIATMLVGNNISLVIYGIYMGKLILLFISTKLYNEYYLVVLFLQTFLSTIIILITAEFLPKLIFNIYSYELLKKLIIPTYFFYKIFYPIINFIMWISNNILKILGYEEKNEIRIFNKEDLNFLILENIENVKQEEIESEVKFVHRALFFSKKKARECMIPRKEMITAELDSSLEEINRKFIDTGISKVVIYKENVDNIIGYIHFFELFKKPKDILSIILQVEFVHITISAQDIMNILIKKRKSIAIVLDEYGGTAGLITIEDLIEEIIGNIEDEHDKIKLIDKKIGFNKFIFSGRLEIDFINDKYKLNIPKSEYYKTIGGLIMFYSGNIPKEGEILILNEFSIEIKKVSINRIEEVYLKKM; from the coding sequence ATATTTTATTATGTATTTATTATAATTTTTACAATATTGATTTCAGCTTTTTTTGCTGGTATTGAAATGGCTTATATTTCTTTTAATCATTTAAAAATTGAAATTGAAAAAAATAAAAATAATATTAGATATAAATTATTAAAAAAAATAATACAAGAACCTAAAAGATTTATTGCTACTATGCTTGTAGGTAATAATATTTCTTTAGTTATATATGGGATATATATGGGCAAACTTATTTTGTTATTTATATCTACAAAATTATATAATGAATATTATTTAGTTGTTTTATTTTTGCAAACTTTTTTATCGACAATAATTATTTTAATTACAGCAGAGTTTCTTCCTAAACTAATATTTAATATTTATTCTTATGAATTATTAAAAAAATTAATAATACCTACTTATTTTTTTTATAAAATATTTTATCCTATAATAAATTTTATTATGTGGATATCTAATAATATTTTAAAAATATTAGGTTATGAAGAAAAAAATGAAATAAGAATATTTAATAAAGAAGATTTAAATTTTTTAATATTAGAAAATATTGAAAATGTAAAACAAGAAGAAATTGAATCTGAGGTAAAATTTGTTCATAGAGCTTTATTTTTTTCAAAAAAAAAAGCGAGAGAATGTATGATTCCTAGAAAAGAAATGATTACTGCAGAACTAGATAGTTCTCTAGAAGAAATTAATAGAAAATTTATAGATACAGGTATATCAAAAGTGGTTATATACAAAGAAAATGTAGATAATATAATAGGATATATTCATTTTTTTGAATTATTTAAAAAACCTAAAGATATATTATCTATTATTTTACAAGTTGAATTTGTACATATCACTATATCAGCACAAGATATAATGAATATTTTAATAAAAAAAAGAAAAAGTATAGCAATTGTATTAGATGAATATGGAGGGACAGCAGGACTTATTACAATTGAGGATCTTATTGAAGAAATAATTGGAAATATAGAAGATGAACATGATAAAATTAAATTAATTGATAAAAAAATAGGTTTTAATAAATTTATATTTTCTGGTAGGTTAGAAATTGATTTTATTAATGATAAATATAAATTAAATATTCCAAAATCTGAATATTATAAAACAATTGGAGGTTTGATAATGTTTTATTCTGGAAATATTCCTAAGGAAGGAGAAATATTAATTTTAAATGAATTTTCAATAGAAATTAAAAAAGTATCTATAAATAGAATTGAAGAAGTATATCTAAAAAAAATGTAG
- the pth gene encoding aminoacyl-tRNA hydrolase: MKKILIIGLGNIGKQYQKTRHNIGFLIIDEIIKNYPSFSLKNEKLGYIAKSCYKQNYFFLLKPSLYMNCSGISIKYWINKENIQINNIIVITDDINLSLGILRIRSKGSNGGHNGLKNIEDELKTSNYARLRFGIGNNFYKGEKNNYVLGKWTKEELDKIKHPINIAAEAALSFGIFGLQKTMNLFNNKTSYFNG, from the coding sequence ATGAAAAAAATATTAATAATAGGATTAGGAAATATAGGAAAACAATATCAAAAAACTCGTCATAATATAGGATTTTTAATAATAGATGAAATTATAAAAAATTACCCATCATTTAGTTTAAAAAATGAAAAATTAGGATATATTGCTAAATCTTGTTACAAACAAAATTATTTTTTTTTATTAAAACCATCTTTGTATATGAATTGTAGTGGTATATCAATAAAATATTGGATTAATAAAGAAAATATACAAATAAATAATATTATTGTTATTACTGATGATATTAATTTATCTTTAGGAATTTTACGTATAAGAAGCAAAGGAAGTAATGGTGGACATAATGGTTTAAAAAATATTGAAGATGAATTAAAAACCTCTAATTATGCACGATTACGTTTTGGTATTGGAAATAATTTCTATAAAGGTGAAAAAAATAATTATGTATTAGGAAAATGGACAAAAGAAGAATTAGATAAAATTAAACACCCAATTAATATAGCAGCAGAAGCTGCATTATCATTTGGAATATTTGGATTACAAAAAACAATGAATTTATTTAATAATAAGACCTCGTATTTCAATGGATAG
- the asd gene encoding aspartate-semialdehyde dehydrogenase, with product MKLAIIGVTGMVGSVMLKVLEERNFTISKLIPVASQNSLGKEIDFRGKKYKIIDIKQAIKLNPNIALFSAGEIVSKLWAPKFAKLGTTVIDNSSAWRMDPTKKLIVPEINANLLSKDDKIIANPNCSTIQLVMVLAPLHNHYGIKRVIISTYQSVTGTGKKAVDQLKGESQKIQVKKIYPHPIYNNVLPHCDRFEKSGYTKEEIKIMQESKKILLSNNIAITATAVRVPVLGGHSESVNISFVKKISFNKILKILKNTSGVIIQDCPENNLYPMPLYVKGKDEVFVGRIRKDLSHYNSINLWIVADNLRKGAATNAIQIAEFLIKNGYYENI from the coding sequence ATGAAATTAGCTATAATAGGTGTTACAGGAATGGTAGGTAGTGTAATGCTTAAAGTATTAGAAGAACGTAATTTTACTATTAGTAAATTAATTCCAGTAGCTTCACAAAATTCATTAGGAAAGGAAATTGATTTTAGAGGAAAAAAATATAAAATTATTGATATAAAACAAGCTATTAAGCTAAATCCTAATATTGCTTTATTTTCAGCTGGAGAAATTGTTTCTAAATTATGGGCACCTAAATTTGCTAAATTAGGAACTACTGTAATTGATAATTCTTCAGCTTGGAGGATGGATCCTACAAAAAAACTTATTGTTCCTGAAATAAATGCTAATCTTTTATCTAAAGATGATAAAATTATTGCTAATCCAAATTGTTCTACTATACAATTAGTTATGGTATTGGCTCCATTACACAATCATTATGGTATAAAACGTGTTATTATATCTACTTATCAATCAGTAACAGGAACAGGAAAAAAAGCTGTAGATCAACTTAAAGGTGAATCACAAAAAATACAAGTTAAAAAAATTTATCCACATCCTATTTATAATAATGTTTTACCTCATTGTGATAGATTTGAAAAATCTGGATACACTAAAGAAGAAATAAAAATTATGCAAGAATCTAAAAAAATATTATTATCAAATAATATTGCTATAACTGCAACTGCAGTACGTGTGCCAGTTTTAGGGGGACATTCTGAAAGTGTAAATATTAGTTTTGTTAAAAAAATAAGTTTTAATAAAATATTGAAAATATTGAAAAATACATCAGGTGTAATTATTCAAGATTGTCCCGAAAATAATTTATATCCAATGCCTTTATATGTTAAAGGTAAAGATGAAGTATTTGTTGGACGTATTAGAAAAGATTTATCACATTACAATTCAATCAACCTATGGATTGTAGCTGATAATTTACGTAAAGGAGCTGCTACTAATGCTATACAAATAGCAGAATTTTTAATAAAAAATGGGTATTATGAGAATATCTAA
- a CDS encoding RNA methyltransferase yields MGIMRISNSKIKTLLAIQKKSKIRNEKKIFLIEGIKEIKMALNGGYIPEEAFICTELYNNNNILSFFKKKTFISRKIFTKLVYRDNSGGIIAIFKQKKFCSLEQIQLSQNPLILVIEKVEKPGNIGAIFRTADAASVDAVILDKKIDLYNPNIIRSSLGSIFTINIIKETFNNKIFRWFKNKNIKIIATCLKSYAKNIYKTDLSRSIALIIGTETIGLSKIWLKNAYKIVKIPMYGSIDSLNVSNATAIITFEAIRQRLYN; encoded by the coding sequence ATGGGTATTATGAGAATATCTAATTCTAAAATAAAAACATTATTAGCTATTCAAAAAAAATCTAAAATACGTAATGAAAAAAAAATTTTCCTTATAGAAGGTATAAAAGAAATAAAAATGGCTCTTAATGGAGGATATATACCTGAAGAAGCTTTTATATGTACAGAATTATATAATAATAATAATATTTTAAGTTTTTTTAAAAAAAAAACATTTATTAGTAGAAAAATATTTACTAAACTTGTATATCGTGATAATAGTGGGGGTATTATTGCTATTTTTAAACAAAAAAAATTTTGTTCTTTAGAACAAATACAATTATCTCAAAATCCACTTATTCTAGTTATAGAAAAAGTTGAAAAACCAGGTAATATAGGTGCAATTTTTCGTACAGCTGATGCAGCCTCTGTTGATGCAGTAATTTTAGATAAAAAAATAGATTTATATAATCCTAATATAATACGATCAAGTTTAGGAAGTATATTTACTATAAATATAATAAAAGAAACATTTAATAATAAAATATTTCGTTGGTTTAAAAATAAAAATATAAAAATAATAGCTACATGTTTAAAATCATATGCAAAAAATATATATAAAACTGATTTATCTAGATCAATAGCTCTAATAATAGGGACTGAAACTATTGGACTATCAAAAATATGGTTAAAAAATGCTTATAAAATAGTTAAAATACCCATGTATGGTAGTATTGATTCACTAAATGTAAGTAATGCAACAGCTATTATTACTTTTGAAGCTATTAGACAACGTTTATATAATTAA
- a CDS encoding 1-acyl-sn-glycerol-3-phosphate acyltransferase: protein MKFFFSFIYKIFIIILSILWRIWFIFINIILIPLLGCISIPFIFSKKYYYIAYLFHSFWGQCNLFLMGFRYTLIKKYKELIKKNESYIVISNHVSILDIMLIYSIFKKNIVIFVGKYELVKIPIFGYIYKKCNILVKRTKNRKVFEEIKNKIMDGKSICIFPEGCINNNKNILLLPFKNGAFSIAIKTGKPILAFTIADLKHKFPYNFFKNFFNNFFTIGKPGNIRVKQHKIIITKNLNIKYKNKLKKKCFNMIYYQLIKFKKNYEFKSK, encoded by the coding sequence ATGAAATTTTTTTTTAGCTTTATATATAAAATATTTATAATAATATTATCCATATTATGGAGAATATGGTTTATATTTATTAATATAATATTAATTCCATTATTAGGATGTATATCTATACCATTTATTTTTAGTAAAAAATATTATTATATTGCTTATTTGTTTCATAGTTTTTGGGGACAATGCAATCTTTTCTTAATGGGATTTAGATATACTTTAATAAAAAAATATAAAGAATTAATAAAAAAAAATGAATCTTATATTGTTATAAGTAATCATGTTTCTATTCTGGATATAATGTTAATATATTCAATTTTTAAAAAAAATATTGTAATATTTGTAGGTAAATATGAATTAGTAAAAATTCCTATATTTGGATATATATACAAAAAATGCAATATTTTAGTAAAACGTACTAAAAATAGAAAAGTATTTGAAGAAATAAAAAATAAAATAATGGATGGTAAAAGTATTTGCATTTTTCCTGAAGGTTGTATTAACAATAATAAAAATATTTTATTATTGCCATTTAAAAATGGAGCTTTTTCTATTGCTATAAAAACAGGAAAACCTATATTAGCATTTACTATAGCAGATCTTAAACATAAATTTCCTTATAATTTTTTTAAAAATTTTTTTAATAATTTTTTTACTATTGGTAAACCTGGAAATATACGTGTAAAACAACATAAAATTATCATTACAAAAAATTTAAATATTAAATATAAAAATAAATTAAAAAAAAAATGTTTTAATATGATTTATTATCAATTAATAAAATTTAAAAAAAATTATGAATTTAAATCAAAATGA
- a CDS encoding twin-arginine translocase subunit TatC: MTDSKLPFIGHIKILRKHIIRSLCSIILSGIILMFNKEIIFDKIIFGPIKNNFITYRFFKKIGNFFCDNVDFSPNFKIQNRKILGQFNIYISVCIIGGFIISFPYICYELWMFIKPGLTIKEQKFYRIITIISYILFILGIFFGYFLLSPMILQFGDNFKISNIPQNVFDLSDYIFTIIISTFYMGIVFLFPICAFVLTKLGLITPNLLHNYRKHAILLILIIASAITPGDIINTIVALIPIILLYQISVFIVSLVYNKKL; encoded by the coding sequence ATGACAGATTCAAAATTACCTTTTATAGGTCATATAAAAATATTAAGAAAACATATTATTCGTAGTTTATGTAGTATAATTTTATCAGGAATAATTTTAATGTTTAATAAAGAAATAATTTTTGATAAAATTATTTTTGGACCAATTAAAAATAATTTTATTACATATCGTTTTTTTAAAAAAATAGGCAATTTTTTTTGTGATAACGTAGATTTTTCACCAAATTTTAAAATACAAAATAGAAAAATTTTAGGTCAATTTAATATATATATATCTGTATGTATAATTGGAGGTTTTATAATATCATTTCCATATATTTGTTATGAATTATGGATGTTTATTAAACCAGGACTAACAATAAAAGAACAAAAATTTTATAGAATAATTACTATTATTTCTTATATATTATTTATTTTAGGTATTTTTTTTGGATATTTTTTATTATCTCCTATGATATTACAATTTGGTGATAATTTTAAAATTAGTAATATACCACAAAATGTATTTGATTTATCTGATTATATATTTACAATAATAATATCTACATTTTATATGGGAATAGTATTTTTATTTCCTATTTGTGCATTTGTGTTAACCAAATTAGGATTAATTACACCTAATTTATTACATAATTATAGAAAACATGCAATTTTATTAATTTTAATTATTGCTTCTGCAATAACTCCAGGAGATATTATCAATACAATTGTTGCTTTAATTCCTATTATATTGTTGTATCAAATAAGTGTCTTTATAGTATCATTAGTTTATAACAAAAAATTATAA
- a CDS encoding YchF family ATPase, producing MKCGIIGLPNVGKSTLFNCISNFKVPSYNFPFCTIKPNISSVQVPDKRLNQLKLLINPKQVVPAVLEILDIAGLVKGAHKGEGLGNQFLANIRETQAIIHVLRCFKDENIIHIEGNVNPIRDKEIIDLELQLKDIETLEKFLTKKNQINQIIELLRRILKILNLGKNVRNIPLSNNEIQLLINNNIQLLTAKPIIYVCNADKSINIDLIKKLEEEKTQILILNAKSNEKSNEKETIITKLITSIYYLLNIKTFFTVGKKEIRAWTIDKYCTALEASSVIHTDFKKYFIRAEIIHYDDFIKYGSYNKAKEVGKVYLEGKNYLIKDGDIINFKHT from the coding sequence ATGAAATGTGGTATTATTGGATTGCCTAATGTAGGCAAATCAACTCTTTTTAATTGTATATCAAATTTTAAAGTACCCTCATATAATTTTCCATTTTGTACAATTAAACCTAATATAAGTAGTGTTCAAGTACCTGATAAACGATTAAATCAATTAAAATTATTAATTAATCCTAAACAAGTAGTACCAGCTGTATTAGAAATTTTAGATATTGCTGGGTTAGTTAAAGGTGCTCATAAAGGAGAAGGTTTAGGAAATCAATTTTTAGCTAATATTCGTGAAACACAAGCTATTATTCATGTTTTACGTTGTTTTAAAGATGAAAATATAATTCATATTGAAGGTAATGTTAATCCTATACGAGATAAAGAAATAATTGATTTGGAATTACAACTAAAAGATATAGAAACATTAGAAAAATTTTTAACAAAAAAAAATCAAATAAATCAAATAATAGAATTATTAAGAAGAATATTAAAAATTCTAAATTTAGGTAAAAATGTTAGAAATATTCCATTATCAAATAATGAAATTCAATTATTAATTAATAATAATATACAATTATTAACTGCTAAACCTATAATATATGTTTGTAATGCAGATAAATCAATAAATATTGATTTAATTAAAAAATTAGAAGAAGAAAAAACACAAATTTTAATATTAAATGCTAAATCAAATGAAAAATCAAATGAAAAAGAAACTATAATAACTAAATTAATTACTTCTATTTATTATTTATTAAATATTAAAACATTTTTTACTGTTGGTAAAAAAGAAATACGTGCTTGGACTATTGATAAATATTGTACAGCTTTAGAAGCTTCTTCAGTAATTCATACTGATTTTAAAAAATATTTTATTCGTGCTGAAATTATACATTATGATGATTTTATTAAATATGGTTCTTATAATAAAGCAAAAGAAGTAGGTAAAGTATATTTAGAAGGAAAAAATTATCTTATTAAAGATGGTGATATTATTAATTTTAAACATACATAA
- the smpB gene encoding SsrA-binding protein SmpB — MILNKKISYKYNLYEEYIAGIQLLGTEIKSIRQYKVSISESYCQIKNEELYIINMHIAEYKFGTYLNHDPKRERKLLLQKKELLRLKRKLKDSGITIIPFKLFFNKKGYAKLQIFLAKGKKNYDKRKFLKEKEIKILKEKEIKNYLNKY, encoded by the coding sequence ATGATACTTAATAAAAAAATTTCATATAAATATAATTTATATGAAGAATATATTGCTGGAATACAATTATTAGGAACTGAAATTAAGTCAATTAGACAATATAAAGTAAGTATATCTGAAAGTTATTGTCAAATAAAAAATGAAGAATTATATATAATTAATATGCATATAGCTGAATATAAATTTGGAACGTATCTTAATCATGATCCTAAAAGAGAAAGAAAACTACTTTTGCAAAAAAAAGAATTATTAAGATTAAAACGAAAATTAAAAGATTCAGGAATTACTATTATTCCTTTTAAATTATTTTTTAATAAAAAAGGTTATGCAAAATTGCAAATATTTTTAGCAAAAGGAAAAAAAAATTATGATAAACGAAAATTTCTTAAAGAAAAAGAAATAAAAATTCTTAAAGAAAAAGAAATAAAAAATTATTTAAATAAATATTAA
- the tsaD gene encoding tRNA (adenosine(37)-N6)-threonylcarbamoyltransferase complex transferase subunit TsaD — protein sequence MKHQIILGIESSCDETSAALIKNNKILSHIIYSQDVHKIYGGVVPELASRSHQINIIPIINKTILLANINKNEINAVAFTRGPGLMGSLLVGASLAKSFAISLGIPIIGIHHEQAHILAHFINGIHKYPPKFPFLCLTVSGGHTKIVKVNDFFEMTVLGNTIDDTAGEAFDKIARICGLGYPGGQLINFYAKKGNPTKFCFSKPKVSGLNFSFSGLKTHILYFLEKKLKKDSNFIKNNIHDICASLQQTIIDILLEKIKLASLNFNIDRIVLSGGVSANTEFRKQFIQTALKQNMKPYILPFEYTKDNAAMIAMVGQLKCDRKLFDSLNITPCARYDLKSI from the coding sequence ATGAAACATCAAATTATATTGGGAATTGAATCATCATGTGATGAGACATCTGCGGCTTTAATTAAAAATAATAAAATATTATCTCATATTATATATTCCCAAGATGTTCATAAAATATACGGTGGAGTAGTTCCTGAATTAGCTTCTAGATCACATCAAATAAATATTATTCCAATAATAAATAAAACAATATTATTAGCAAATATTAATAAAAATGAAATAAATGCTGTAGCTTTTACTAGGGGTCCTGGTCTTATGGGATCTTTATTAGTTGGAGCATCTTTGGCAAAATCGTTTGCTATATCATTAGGAATTCCTATTATAGGAATTCATCATGAACAAGCACATATTTTAGCACATTTTATAAACGGTATTCATAAATATCCACCTAAATTTCCATTTTTATGTTTAACAGTAAGTGGTGGACATACAAAAATTGTTAAAGTTAATGATTTTTTTGAAATGACTGTTTTGGGTAATACTATTGATGATACAGCTGGAGAAGCTTTTGATAAAATTGCTAGAATATGTGGATTAGGTTATCCTGGTGGACAATTAATTAATTTTTATGCAAAAAAAGGGAATCCTACAAAATTTTGTTTTTCAAAACCGAAAGTTTCTGGACTAAATTTTAGTTTTAGTGGATTAAAAACACATATATTATATTTTTTGGAAAAAAAATTAAAAAAAGATTCTAATTTTATTAAAAATAATATACATGATATATGTGCATCTTTACAACAAACTATTATAGATATTTTATTAGAAAAAATAAAATTAGCTTCACTAAATTTTAATATTGATAGAATAGTATTATCTGGAGGAGTTTCAGCTAATACTGAGTTCCGAAAACAATTTATTCAAACTGCTTTAAAACAAAATATGAAACCATATATTCTTCCATTTGAATATACTAAAGATAATGCAGCAATGATTGCTATGGTAGGTCAATTAAAATGTGACCGTAAATTATTTGATTCTTTAAATATTACACCTTGTGCTAGATATGATTTAAAATCAATATGA
- a CDS encoding 16S rRNA (uracil(1498)-N(3))-methyltransferase has product MKLFFLEKKNDSMIELNKQDSYHINTVLRMHPGKEIFVTNGYGDLWKAIIHSIINGIVKAKPIMHYPEYNKKKYWVHIGISLIKSIDRFEWFLEKATELGVDEVTPLICKNSERKKINIIRGIKIIRSAAKQSFRTYIPIINNVSMFNTFISSMNNYNSKFIAHCNTNFNRKVFNEVIQNTKKYIILIGPEGDFSSEEINQALNFNWNSISLGNIRLRVETAGLVALHTLLLKYNS; this is encoded by the coding sequence ATGAAATTATTTTTTTTAGAAAAAAAAAATGATTCTATGATAGAATTAAATAAACAAGATAGCTATCATATAAATACAGTATTACGTATGCATCCAGGTAAAGAAATTTTTGTTACAAATGGATATGGTGATTTGTGGAAAGCAATTATTCATTCAATTATTAATGGAATCGTAAAAGCAAAACCTATAATGCATTATCCAGAATATAATAAAAAAAAATATTGGGTACATATAGGAATATCTTTAATTAAATCTATTGATCGATTTGAATGGTTTTTAGAAAAAGCTACTGAATTAGGTGTTGATGAAGTAACACCTTTAATATGTAAAAATTCTGAAAGAAAAAAAATTAATATAATTAGAGGAATTAAAATTATTCGTTCAGCAGCCAAACAATCATTTAGAACATATATTCCTATTATAAATAATGTTAGTATGTTTAATACATTTATTTCATCTATGAATAATTATAATTCTAAATTTATTGCACATTGTAATACTAATTTTAACAGAAAAGTTTTTAACGAAGTCATTCAAAATACAAAAAAATATATAATTTTAATTGGTCCAGAAGGTGATTTTTCTAGTGAAGAAATTAATCAAGCATTGAATTTTAATTGGAATAGCATAAGTTTAGGAAATATTAGATTAAGAGTAGAAACAGCTGGATTAGTTGCTTTACATACTTTATTATTAAAGTATAATAGTTAA